Proteins from a genomic interval of Sphingobacterium lactis:
- a CDS encoding TolC family protein — METTRRRIIKGLLLTAATTAVVACKAPQATQMKENKTLPTAFAENTAVQDTTNSGNAKWREFFTDPDLIALLDTAVKNNQELNITLQELEIAKSDIQLRKGALKPIVGVRAGAGLEKVGRYTSQGAGDASTEIRPGHEMPDPLGDLTVAAFARWEVDIWRKLKDSEQAAVNRYLATVEGKNFVLSSLIAEVANSYYELLALDNQLAIIQQNIILQDKALEVVRAQKEATRVTELAVKKFEAEVAKTKGMEFSTRQQIKETENRINFLLGRYPQEIVRNTTGFMDLVPASVKTGIPSQLLENRPDILQAEHELTAAKLDVQVARKEFYPSLDISAAFGLQAFKPSYLFRLPESLLYNVVGDLAAPLLNKNALKAEFNAANSRQIQAVYNYQKTLLNAFTEVSTQLSNIENLEKGYQYQAQEVEALNKSISVSNDLFRAARADYLEVLMTQRDVLDAKLELIETKKQQLNAVVNVYKALGGGWK, encoded by the coding sequence ATGGAAACAACTAGAAGAAGAATCATCAAGGGCTTGCTCCTCACGGCAGCTACCACAGCAGTGGTCGCCTGTAAGGCTCCGCAAGCTACGCAGATGAAAGAAAATAAAACATTGCCTACGGCATTTGCGGAAAATACTGCCGTTCAGGATACCACCAATTCGGGCAATGCGAAGTGGCGGGAATTCTTTACCGACCCAGACCTGATTGCCCTATTGGATACGGCCGTAAAAAACAATCAGGAATTGAATATCACCCTACAAGAGCTGGAGATCGCGAAGAGCGATATCCAGCTCCGCAAGGGGGCATTGAAGCCGATCGTTGGGGTGAGAGCCGGTGCTGGGTTGGAAAAGGTCGGTCGCTATACGTCGCAGGGGGCCGGTGATGCCAGTACTGAAATACGTCCGGGCCATGAAATGCCCGATCCGTTGGGTGACCTGACCGTGGCCGCCTTTGCCCGTTGGGAGGTGGACATCTGGAGAAAACTGAAAGACTCCGAACAAGCGGCGGTTAATAGGTACCTCGCAACGGTGGAAGGCAAGAATTTCGTGTTGAGCAGTTTGATCGCCGAAGTGGCCAATTCCTATTATGAGTTGCTGGCGCTGGATAACCAGTTGGCCATCATCCAGCAGAATATCATCCTCCAGGATAAGGCCCTGGAGGTGGTACGGGCGCAGAAGGAAGCCACCCGGGTGACGGAATTGGCGGTGAAGAAATTTGAAGCTGAAGTCGCCAAGACCAAAGGTATGGAATTTTCTACCCGTCAGCAGATCAAGGAAACCGAGAATCGGATCAATTTCCTTTTGGGACGATATCCGCAAGAAATTGTGCGGAATACAACAGGATTTATGGATTTGGTGCCTGCCAGCGTAAAAACCGGGATTCCAAGCCAACTGTTGGAAAATCGCCCCGATATCCTACAGGCGGAGCATGAGCTGACGGCTGCCAAACTGGATGTGCAGGTCGCACGCAAGGAATTCTATCCTTCGCTGGACATCTCCGCTGCTTTCGGCTTGCAGGCCTTTAAACCTTCGTACCTGTTCCGGTTACCGGAATCGCTGCTGTACAATGTGGTCGGCGATCTGGCAGCGCCATTATTGAACAAGAACGCGCTGAAGGCCGAATTCAATGCCGCCAATTCCAGACAGATTCAGGCCGTTTACAATTACCAGAAAACGCTGCTCAATGCGTTTACGGAAGTGTCCACGCAGCTATCCAATATTGAAAATCTGGAAAAGGGATACCAGTATCAGGCTCAGGAAGTGGAGGCCTTAAATAAATCCATTTCCGTATCCAATGACCTCTTCCGAGCGGCGCGAGCCGATTACCTCGAGGTTCTTATGACCCAACGAGATGTGTTGGATGCCAAACTCGAATTGATAGAAACCAAAAAACAACAATTGAATGCTGTTGTTAATGTGTATAAAGCTTTGGGTGGAGGTTGGAAATAA
- a CDS encoding LacI family DNA-binding transcriptional regulator translates to MERKTLKDIAKDLNLSISTVSKSLSDSYEISDATKKLVQDYAKKHNYVPNKVARNLKTGKTNTIGVIVFNISNTFISQVLNGIHIASHEQKYDIIIMQSRDDIEQERNAIEVLRMRGIDGLLISPVAHNSNVELLRDLQQAGIPVVLFDRVQHPLQTHKVGTDNQAAAYEATKHLLDQGRKHILHITAKNIGITEERLNGFKKCLMDHNLPFDPKLYLECDYGKHNEIENSIKNHIQSMREKHIPIDAILGATDDITTLSLGVLATLGIACPEEIAVIGFSNIHIPNSLNPALSTVVQPTVEMGKIGVEKLLQLIHAKYPVEEFENIKLKSHIIARKST, encoded by the coding sequence ATGGAACGTAAAACATTGAAGGATATAGCGAAAGATCTCAATCTGTCCATATCTACTGTTTCAAAATCTTTATCTGACAGTTACGAAATCAGTGATGCCACCAAGAAGTTGGTTCAGGATTATGCCAAGAAGCACAATTATGTACCGAACAAGGTCGCCCGAAACCTCAAGACCGGGAAGACCAATACCATCGGAGTCATCGTGTTCAACATTTCCAATACCTTTATTTCGCAAGTGCTGAATGGGATCCATATCGCCTCCCATGAACAGAAATACGACATCATCATCATGCAGAGCCGGGATGACATTGAACAGGAGCGCAACGCCATCGAAGTCCTGCGCATGCGAGGAATCGACGGTTTATTGATCTCTCCCGTTGCACACAACTCCAATGTGGAGCTTCTCCGAGATCTCCAACAGGCTGGTATTCCCGTTGTCCTTTTCGATCGGGTGCAGCATCCTTTACAGACCCACAAAGTAGGTACGGATAACCAGGCGGCGGCCTATGAAGCCACCAAGCACCTCTTGGACCAGGGAAGGAAACACATTCTCCACATCACCGCCAAGAACATTGGTATTACCGAAGAGCGGTTGAATGGTTTTAAGAAATGCCTCATGGATCACAACCTACCATTTGATCCTAAATTGTACCTGGAATGCGACTATGGAAAACATAACGAGATCGAAAACTCCATCAAGAATCATATTCAATCCATGCGGGAAAAGCATATTCCTATCGATGCTATCCTAGGTGCAACGGATGATATCACCACCTTATCGCTGGGTGTCCTGGCAACTTTGGGCATTGCCTGCCCGGAAGAAATTGCGGTCATTGGCTTCTCGAATATCCATATCCCCAATTCGTTGAACCCGGCATTGTCCACGGTGGTACAGCCGACCGTAGAGATGGGCAAGATCGGCGTTGAAAAGTTGCTGCAGTTGATCCATGCGAAATATCCCGTGGAGGAATTCGAAAACATCAAATTGAAATCGCATATCATTGCCAGGAAATCAACCTGA
- a CDS encoding NAD-dependent epimerase/dehydratase family protein encodes MDINHLEEGVMQKLHVIITGATGMVGEGVLQACLANEQVESILLVNRKPSQYQSEKIKEVILSDLSDISQLGAALKIYNACFFCAGVSSVGMKEEEYYQKTYTLTINFAEALLREQPDMTFCYVSGTGTDSTEQGRLMWARVKGKTENKLLRLPFKAVFNFRPGFMRPYPDAKHIKGFFKFLRAIYPVLRPWKPSYFLTLEEVGNAMINVSLHDYNKDILEPADISFLAANK; translated from the coding sequence ATGGATATTAATCATTTGGAAGAAGGAGTCATGCAAAAGCTACATGTGATAATTACGGGTGCTACGGGAATGGTCGGCGAAGGTGTGCTTCAGGCATGCTTAGCCAATGAGCAGGTGGAATCGATATTGCTGGTAAACCGAAAGCCCAGTCAGTACCAATCCGAAAAGATCAAGGAGGTGATCCTTTCCGATTTGTCGGATATCAGCCAACTGGGTGCGGCATTGAAAATATACAATGCCTGTTTTTTCTGCGCTGGTGTATCCTCTGTCGGTATGAAGGAGGAGGAATATTATCAGAAGACCTATACCTTGACGATCAATTTCGCGGAGGCTCTTTTGCGGGAACAACCGGATATGACCTTCTGTTATGTGTCGGGCACCGGAACGGACAGTACCGAACAGGGACGCTTAATGTGGGCGCGAGTAAAAGGGAAAACTGAAAATAAACTGCTGCGTTTACCCTTTAAGGCCGTCTTTAATTTTCGGCCAGGCTTTATGCGGCCCTATCCGGATGCCAAACATATCAAAGGGTTCTTTAAATTCCTGCGCGCCATCTACCCGGTGCTGCGCCCATGGAAACCATCCTATTTCCTGACCTTGGAGGAAGTCGGAAACGCGATGATCAATGTATCCCTTCACGATTACAATAAAGACATCCTGGAACCGGCAGATATTTCTTTTCTGGCAGCGAATAAATAA
- a CDS encoding efflux RND transporter periplasmic adaptor subunit, with translation MKRVLVLMGLAAACSQFACSHKTEEKQEGVKYTATSPAELDTSFNREYVSQIKSIRNIELRALEKGYLEQIYVDEGQTVRKGQLLFRIMPRMYQAELKKQQAEVSVAQIEVENTKNLADKQIVSPNELAMAKAKLDRAKAEANIAALHLSFTEVRAPFDGTIDRIPLKLGSLVDEGELLTSLSDNSQMFAYFNVSEPEYLDYQRNVANRGDNHVSLLLANNEQMDQKGVVETIEGEFDIETGNIAFRARFPNPNKLLRNGETGKVLMTMPMKHALIIPQRATYEVQDKKYVYLIAKDGKISSKQIKVKASLPDLYVIAEGITANDKILLDGIQKVKDDDKITYTFVQPRAAISNLKLKTE, from the coding sequence ATGAAGAGAGTTCTTGTACTCATGGGTTTGGCGGCTGCATGTAGCCAGTTCGCCTGTTCCCACAAAACCGAAGAAAAACAAGAGGGCGTAAAATATACTGCGACCTCACCTGCCGAATTGGATACCAGCTTCAACAGGGAGTATGTATCCCAGATCAAGTCCATCCGCAATATTGAGCTCCGTGCCCTAGAGAAGGGGTATCTGGAGCAGATCTATGTGGATGAAGGGCAAACGGTGCGTAAAGGGCAACTGCTGTTCCGCATTATGCCCCGCATGTACCAGGCCGAACTGAAGAAGCAACAGGCCGAAGTCAGCGTGGCACAGATTGAGGTAGAGAACACCAAGAACCTCGCCGATAAGCAAATCGTGTCGCCGAATGAACTCGCGATGGCCAAAGCCAAACTGGACCGTGCTAAAGCGGAGGCCAACATCGCTGCGCTGCATCTTTCCTTTACAGAAGTGCGGGCCCCTTTTGATGGTACCATCGACCGGATCCCCTTGAAATTGGGGAGTTTGGTGGATGAAGGTGAATTGCTGACCAGTCTATCGGACAACAGCCAGATGTTTGCCTACTTCAATGTATCCGAACCGGAATACCTCGATTACCAACGCAATGTTGCCAACCGTGGCGATAACCACGTCAGCCTATTGCTGGCCAATAACGAGCAGATGGATCAGAAAGGTGTGGTCGAGACCATCGAAGGTGAATTCGATATAGAAACCGGAAATATCGCTTTTCGAGCCAGATTTCCAAATCCCAATAAACTGCTGCGCAATGGTGAGACGGGCAAAGTCCTGATGACCATGCCTATGAAACATGCGTTGATCATCCCACAGCGGGCCACTTATGAGGTACAGGACAAGAAATATGTCTACCTGATCGCAAAGGATGGCAAGATCAGTTCCAAACAGATCAAGGTCAAAGCGTCACTACCGGATCTGTATGTCATTGCAGAGGGCATTACTGCCAATGATAAGATCCTGCTGGATGGTATCCAGAAAGTAAAGGACGATGACAAGATCACCTACACTTTCGTACAACCTAGAGCGGCCATCTCGAACCTCAAGTTGAAAACAGAATAA
- a CDS encoding IS3 family transposase has translation MGIRLICGLFGRTRHAYYDRQWRVQDVGLKDEIILLHVLRIRSEQKRIGTRKLLHMLAGPLQEHGIRIGRDYLFALMREHSLQIRTRKRKAVTTDSRHWMKKYGNLIKGLAVERPEQVWVSDITYVQLNRRWGYLSLVTDAYSRKIVGWAFRGDLSAQGCIDALQMALQQRQYQGKGLIHHSDRGSQYCSKGYVDILRTNGIAVSMTENGDPYENAIAERVNGILKAEFDLYASQSGLRETTRKIRENIRVYNNLRPHASCDYLTPEQAHKRSGALRKRWRPKKYPIVQKEFV, from the coding sequence ATGGGGATCCGTTTGATCTGCGGACTGTTTGGCAGAACAAGGCATGCGTACTATGACCGCCAGTGGCGGGTTCAGGATGTCGGACTGAAGGACGAGATCATCCTGCTGCACGTGCTGCGGATACGCAGCGAACAGAAGAGGATCGGTACCCGGAAGCTGCTCCATATGCTCGCCGGCCCCCTGCAGGAACATGGGATCAGGATCGGCCGCGACTATCTCTTCGCCCTGATGAGGGAGCATTCCCTACAGATCAGGACCAGGAAGAGGAAGGCGGTCACCACCGATTCGCGGCACTGGATGAAGAAGTACGGAAACCTGATAAAGGGACTTGCGGTCGAGCGTCCCGAGCAGGTCTGGGTAAGCGACATCACCTATGTACAGCTCAACCGGCGCTGGGGATATCTGAGCCTGGTTACCGATGCCTATTCCAGAAAGATAGTGGGCTGGGCGTTCAGGGGCGACCTCTCGGCACAGGGATGTATCGATGCCCTGCAGATGGCACTGCAGCAGAGGCAGTATCAGGGAAAGGGACTGATACACCACTCCGATCGGGGTTCGCAGTACTGTAGCAAAGGCTATGTGGATATCCTACGCACCAACGGGATCGCGGTCAGCATGACCGAGAACGGGGATCCCTACGAGAATGCGATAGCCGAACGGGTGAACGGCATACTGAAGGCGGAGTTCGACCTCTACGCATCACAGAGTGGCCTGAGGGAGACCACAAGAAAGATCCGGGAGAACATCAGGGTATACAACAACCTGAGGCCCCACGCGAGCTGTGATTACCTCACACCTGAACAGGCACATAAGAGGTCAGGTGCGCTGAGAAAGAGATGGAGACCGAAAAAATATCCAATAGTGCAGAAAGAGTTTGTATAG
- a CDS encoding efflux RND transporter permease subunit → MFNRFINRPVLSIVISLIIVFLGVLAMTQLPVTQFPSISPPKVNVTAEYPGANAELMIKAVIIPLERAINGVPGMKYMASDAGNDGEASIQVVFDLGTDPNQASVNVQNRVASVVNKLPPLVVREGVKITREESNMLMYINMYSDEKDLDGNFMFNFADINVVSELRRVPGVGVANILGNREYAMRIWLKPDRMTAYHISSEEVMKALEEQSLEASPGRAGESSGIESQSFEYILKYSGRFTTEEEYGNIILKVSPNGEILRLKDVADVHFGSAMYDIYSTLDGRPSAAIVLKQSYGSNASQVIKDVKAKMEELQQNFPKGLHYEISYDVSKFLDASMEKVVHTLVEAFILVAIVVFLFLGDLRSTLIPTIAVPVSLIGAFLFMQFFGISINLITLFALVLAIGVVVDDAIVVIEAVHKKMEEDHISAYKATKRAMHEIAGAIVAITFLMAAVFIPVAFMSGPVGIFYRQFSITMATSIILSGIVALTLTPALCAILLKNNHGKPKKKSLIDKFLGSFNRGFDKMQNRYVQLLSKMVNKRVLTFLILIGFCIGAYFLNNSVPAGFIPNEDQGMIYAIIQTPPGSTLERTNKAAMELQKEAESIDGVESVSSLAGYEILNEGTAANTGTCLISLKGWEERKESAHEVIEQLEKCAENIPGASIEFFQPPAVPGYGAAGGFELRLLDKTGNNDFQKMEQVSKDFVRELNKRKELSSVFTFFSASFPQYLLKIDNEVAQQKGVSIENAMSTLSTLVGSNYETNFIKFDRQYKVMVQALPQYRALPEDILKLYVKNDKGDMVPFSEFMHMEKVYGLSEITRHNMYLASEISGSPASGYSSGEAINVVNEVALKTLPRGYGIDWAGISKDEVARGNQAMYIFLICLGFVYLILAAQYESFILPLAVILSLPVGIFGAFFLLKVLHLENNIYAQVALVMLIGLLGKNAVLIVEFAVQRKQDGLSILDAAMEGAKVRFRPILMTSFAFIAGLIPLVMASGPGAIGNRTIGTAAAGGMLFGTIFGVLIIPGLYYIFGTIASKRKLIKHEDENPLSEEIDGNN, encoded by the coding sequence ATGTTTAATAGATTTATAAATAGACCGGTCTTATCGATCGTAATCTCCTTGATCATTGTTTTCTTGGGGGTATTGGCGATGACCCAATTGCCCGTGACCCAATTTCCATCCATATCCCCGCCTAAGGTGAATGTCACCGCGGAATATCCGGGAGCGAATGCGGAACTCATGATCAAAGCGGTGATCATTCCCCTAGAGCGCGCAATCAATGGGGTGCCCGGGATGAAATATATGGCGTCTGACGCCGGAAATGATGGTGAGGCCAGTATACAGGTGGTCTTTGACCTGGGGACGGATCCCAATCAGGCTTCCGTCAATGTACAGAATAGGGTAGCTTCGGTGGTCAATAAGCTGCCACCTTTAGTTGTCCGGGAAGGGGTGAAGATCACGCGGGAGGAGTCCAATATGTTGATGTACATCAATATGTACAGCGATGAAAAGGACCTGGACGGGAACTTTATGTTCAACTTTGCGGATATCAATGTGGTCTCCGAGTTGCGCCGTGTACCGGGAGTGGGTGTTGCCAATATCTTGGGTAACCGGGAATACGCCATGCGCATCTGGTTGAAACCCGATCGCATGACCGCTTACCACATCTCTTCTGAGGAGGTGATGAAAGCCCTGGAAGAGCAGAGTTTAGAAGCATCGCCAGGCCGTGCTGGGGAATCCTCCGGTATTGAATCCCAATCTTTTGAGTATATTCTCAAATATTCGGGTCGTTTTACCACGGAAGAAGAATACGGCAATATTATACTGAAGGTGAGTCCGAACGGCGAAATTCTCCGCCTGAAAGATGTGGCGGATGTTCATTTCGGCTCTGCGATGTACGACATCTATTCCACTTTAGATGGGCGCCCTTCGGCGGCAATCGTCCTGAAACAATCTTACGGTAGTAATGCATCCCAGGTCATTAAGGACGTCAAGGCGAAGATGGAAGAGCTGCAGCAGAACTTTCCAAAGGGGCTGCATTATGAAATCAGTTATGACGTATCCAAATTCCTGGATGCCTCCATGGAAAAGGTGGTGCATACGTTGGTGGAAGCCTTTATTTTGGTTGCCATTGTGGTGTTTTTATTCTTGGGCGATCTTCGCTCGACCTTAATCCCGACCATTGCCGTGCCGGTTTCCTTGATCGGTGCCTTTCTGTTTATGCAATTCTTTGGTATTTCCATCAACCTGATCACCCTCTTTGCGTTGGTGCTCGCAATCGGGGTGGTGGTTGATGATGCCATCGTGGTGATCGAAGCGGTACATAAAAAGATGGAGGAAGATCATATTTCGGCATATAAAGCCACGAAGCGGGCCATGCACGAAATTGCTGGTGCCATTGTGGCCATTACCTTCCTTATGGCTGCAGTGTTTATTCCCGTGGCCTTTATGTCCGGTCCGGTGGGGATCTTCTATCGGCAGTTCTCCATCACCATGGCCACCTCCATTATCCTTTCGGGTATCGTGGCCCTGACATTGACACCGGCATTATGTGCCATTCTATTGAAGAACAATCACGGCAAACCCAAGAAGAAATCCCTAATCGATAAGTTTTTGGGAAGCTTTAACCGAGGGTTCGATAAGATGCAGAACCGGTATGTCCAGTTGCTGAGCAAGATGGTCAATAAACGGGTGCTGACCTTCCTCATCCTGATCGGGTTCTGTATCGGGGCCTATTTCCTCAACAACAGCGTGCCTGCGGGTTTTATTCCCAATGAGGATCAAGGGATGATCTATGCGATTATCCAGACGCCTCCGGGATCGACCTTGGAAAGGACCAATAAAGCCGCCATGGAATTGCAGAAGGAAGCCGAAAGTATCGATGGTGTGGAATCTGTTTCTTCATTGGCAGGTTATGAAATCCTGAACGAAGGTACAGCTGCCAATACGGGAACCTGTCTGATCAGCTTAAAAGGTTGGGAAGAGCGTAAGGAATCTGCGCATGAAGTGATCGAGCAATTGGAGAAATGTGCAGAAAATATACCGGGCGCTTCCATAGAATTCTTCCAACCGCCGGCCGTTCCTGGGTATGGTGCCGCAGGTGGTTTCGAATTGCGCCTGCTCGACAAAACCGGGAACAATGACTTCCAGAAAATGGAACAGGTCAGTAAGGATTTTGTACGGGAGCTCAACAAGCGCAAGGAATTATCCTCCGTATTTACTTTCTTCAGCGCCAGCTTCCCACAATACCTGCTAAAAATCGATAATGAAGTGGCCCAACAGAAAGGTGTTTCCATTGAGAATGCCATGAGTACGCTGTCCACGTTGGTAGGGTCAAACTATGAAACCAACTTTATCAAGTTTGACAGGCAATATAAGGTGATGGTGCAGGCCTTACCGCAATACCGTGCTCTTCCGGAAGATATCCTGAAGCTCTATGTTAAAAACGACAAAGGGGATATGGTGCCATTCTCGGAATTTATGCACATGGAGAAGGTGTACGGTCTTTCTGAAATTACGCGCCACAACATGTACTTGGCTTCCGAAATATCGGGGTCGCCGGCATCGGGATACAGTAGTGGCGAGGCCATCAATGTCGTAAATGAAGTCGCCCTCAAGACGCTCCCTCGCGGTTATGGCATTGATTGGGCAGGTATTTCAAAAGATGAGGTGGCCCGTGGTAACCAGGCCATGTACATCTTCCTGATTTGTTTAGGGTTTGTGTACCTGATTCTTGCGGCACAGTACGAAAGCTTTATCCTGCCATTGGCGGTCATCCTATCCCTTCCAGTCGGTATTTTTGGAGCTTTCTTTTTACTCAAGGTGCTGCATCTGGAAAACAACATCTACGCACAGGTAGCCTTGGTGATGCTGATCGGTTTACTCGGAAAGAACGCGGTCTTGATCGTGGAGTTTGCAGTCCAGCGGAAACAGGATGGACTCAGTATATTGGATGCGGCGATGGAAGGGGCGAAAGTCCGTTTCCGGCCGATCCTCATGACGTCTTTTGCCTTTATTGCCGGCCTGATTCCATTGGTCATGGCGTCCGGGCCGGGTGCTATTGGGAACCGAACTATTGGTACTGCGGCGGCAGGAGGGATGCTCTTCGGTACCATATTCGGTGTCCTAATTATTCCGGGGCTCTATTACATTTTTGGAACGATCGCTTCCAAGCGTAAATTAATTAAACATGAGGACGAAAACCCGTTAAGTGAAGAAATCGATGGAAACAACTAG
- a CDS encoding transposase, with protein METIEREFEFAERTSKKQPFDKRLIFHMLDQIELGVPRRDLMEQYGVSEVSLIRWMKKFGRQPIGPKRYTTELKRSVIRAVQDGMSAYRAGNTFDISSGTVSRWVREYKGENTELSSPEPDDMANKKPVDPKEAEILALKKALEYANLKIRALDTMIDIAEEQLKIDIRKKSGAKRS; from the coding sequence ATGGAAACAATAGAAAGAGAGTTTGAGTTCGCTGAGCGGACCAGTAAGAAGCAGCCATTCGACAAGCGTCTGATCTTCCACATGCTGGATCAGATCGAACTTGGGGTCCCCCGCCGGGACCTGATGGAACAGTACGGTGTCTCCGAAGTGAGCCTGATCCGCTGGATGAAGAAGTTCGGGCGACAGCCCATTGGGCCAAAGCGGTATACCACCGAGCTGAAGCGTTCAGTGATCAGGGCGGTCCAGGACGGGATGAGCGCCTACCGGGCGGGGAACACCTTTGATATCTCCTCCGGTACGGTCTCCAGATGGGTCAGGGAATATAAGGGGGAAAATACCGAACTTAGTTCCCCAGAACCCGATGATATGGCCAACAAGAAACCCGTAGACCCCAAAGAGGCAGAGATCCTGGCCCTGAAGAAGGCCCTGGAATATGCAAACCTGAAGATCAGGGCATTGGATACCATGATCGATATTGCCGAGGAACAGCTCAAGATCGACATCAGAAAAAAGTCTGGTGCCAAGCGGTCGTAA